A genomic stretch from Sphingomonas sp. HDW15A includes:
- the sufC gene encoding Fe-S cluster assembly ATPase SufC codes for MLKIENLHATVADKPIINGLDLVVPNGEVHAIMGPNGAGKSTLAYVLGGRPGYEVTSGSVSFDGQDLFALEPHERAAAGLFLGFQYPVEIPGVSYLQFLRESLNAQRRARGEEELSGAAFIKLAREKATLLGMDAEMLKRPVNVGFSGGEKKRAEMVQLGIMDPKLAVLDETDSGLDIDALRAVGHGINAIMREPGKSVLLITHYQRLLDYVKPDKVHVLSRGKIVRSGGPELAHELEREGYAEVAA; via the coding sequence GTGCTCAAGATTGAAAACCTACACGCGACTGTCGCCGACAAGCCGATCATCAACGGCCTCGACCTCGTCGTGCCGAACGGCGAAGTGCACGCGATCATGGGCCCGAACGGGGCCGGAAAGTCGACACTGGCCTATGTGCTCGGCGGCCGTCCGGGCTATGAAGTGACGAGCGGTTCGGTCAGCTTCGACGGTCAGGACCTGTTCGCGCTGGAGCCCCACGAGCGCGCCGCGGCGGGTCTGTTCCTGGGCTTCCAATATCCGGTCGAAATTCCCGGCGTTTCTTACCTGCAATTCCTGCGCGAAAGCCTTAACGCGCAGCGCCGCGCGCGCGGCGAAGAGGAGCTTTCTGGCGCGGCCTTCATCAAGCTTGCGCGCGAAAAAGCAACGCTACTCGGAATGGACGCGGAAATGCTCAAGCGTCCCGTCAACGTCGGCTTTTCCGGCGGCGAAAAGAAGCGCGCGGAAATGGTCCAGCTCGGCATCATGGATCCCAAGCTGGCGGTCCTAGACGAGACCGACAGCGGGCTCGACATCGATGCGCTTCGCGCGGTCGGCCACGGAATCAACGCGATCATGCGCGAGCCGGGGAAATCGGTGCTGCTGATCACGCACTACCAGCGCCTTCTCGACTATGTAAAACCGGACAAGGTGCACGTCCTCTCGCGCGGGAAGATCGTACGTTCCGGCGGCCCTGAATTGGCGCATGAGCTGGAGCGCGAAGGCTATGCCGAGGTGGCTGCCTGA
- a CDS encoding iron-sulfur cluster assembly accessory protein has protein sequence MSKETRVRPAAITLTPNAEARIAELMAKAPEGAVGVKLSTPRRGCSGLAYSVDYVTEENKFDEKIATPGGTFYVDGGSILYLVGSTMDWVEDDFAAGFVFQNPNAKGACGCGESFTV, from the coding sequence GTGAGCAAGGAAACCAGAGTCCGTCCCGCGGCGATCACCCTCACGCCGAATGCCGAGGCGCGCATCGCCGAACTGATGGCCAAGGCGCCGGAAGGTGCGGTCGGCGTAAAGCTGTCGACTCCGCGGCGTGGCTGCTCCGGCCTTGCTTACTCCGTCGATTATGTGACCGAGGAGAACAAGTTCGACGAGAAGATCGCAACGCCCGGCGGCACCTTCTACGTCGACGGCGGATCGATCCTTTACCTCGTCGGATCGACGATGGACTGGGTCGAGGACGATTTTGCCGCCGGCTTCGTGTTCCAGAACCCGAACGCCAAGGGCGCCTGCGGCTGTGGCGAAAGCTTTACCGTCTAG
- a CDS encoding SUF system Fe-S cluster assembly protein, producing the protein MGEEKRIEAEEVESVPTPPRARLTPEVERKRDYLAGFLADQKPEPDPSEPGGQLQQAVVDALKSIYDPEIPVDIYELGLIYDVAISKDGDAVVTMTLTTPHCPVAESMPAEVEMRVLSVPGIRDAEVKLVWDPPWDPSKMSDEARLELGML; encoded by the coding sequence ATGGGTGAAGAAAAGAGGATCGAGGCGGAAGAAGTGGAGTCGGTGCCGACCCCGCCGCGCGCCCGGCTGACCCCGGAAGTGGAGCGCAAGCGCGACTATCTCGCCGGGTTCCTGGCGGATCAGAAGCCGGAGCCCGATCCGTCGGAGCCGGGCGGCCAGCTTCAGCAGGCAGTCGTCGATGCGCTGAAATCCATCTACGACCCGGAAATTCCCGTCGACATTTACGAACTCGGGCTGATCTACGACGTGGCGATCAGCAAGGATGGCGACGCGGTCGTCACCATGACCCTCACGACGCCACACTGCCCGGTCGCCGAGAGTATGCCGGCCGAAGTGGAGATGCGGGTGCTGTCCGTGCCCGGGATCCGCGATGCCGAGGTCAAGCTGGTTTGGGATCCGCCGTGGGATCCGTCGAAAATGAGCGACGAAGCGCGTCTGGAATTGGGGATGTTGTGA
- a CDS encoding cysteine desulfurase, protein MTAHAPIETALDLRHQFPAIAGWHYLDSAATAQKPQAVIDAITNAYGRDYATVHRGVYERSATMTQSFEAARGAAAALIGGTVGEAIFTRGATEAINLLAQCWPRGDRNRILLSTLEHHSNIVPWQLAGYEIDVVPLTDNGEIDLDAAECMANESHALLAFAHVSNVLGSVLDAKRAADVAHKIGAKLLLDGCQAAPRLTVDVAEIDCDFYAYSGHKLYGPTGIGVLWGKADLLAQMPPYQGGGAMIDRVTFERTTYLDPPARFEAGTPHIVGAIGLHAAIEWTTEIGLDRLEAHESALARQCRDALREVEGIHLFGPEDSAGIVSFAMEGVHPHDIGTILDDEGVAIRAGHHCAQPLMDHLGVPATARASFAAHNDPSDIDALLRGLHKVKRIFG, encoded by the coding sequence ATGACGGCGCACGCGCCCATCGAAACCGCGCTCGACTTGCGCCACCAGTTCCCGGCCATCGCCGGTTGGCATTATCTCGATTCCGCGGCGACGGCGCAGAAGCCGCAGGCGGTGATCGATGCGATCACGAACGCCTATGGCCGCGATTATGCGACAGTCCATCGCGGGGTGTACGAGCGCTCGGCGACGATGACCCAGAGCTTCGAGGCGGCCCGCGGCGCGGCGGCGGCGCTAATCGGCGGAACAGTAGGCGAGGCAATCTTCACGCGCGGCGCGACGGAGGCGATCAACCTGCTCGCCCAATGCTGGCCGCGTGGGGACCGGAACCGCATATTGCTGAGCACGCTCGAGCATCACAGCAACATCGTGCCGTGGCAGCTTGCCGGTTACGAGATCGACGTGGTTCCGCTGACCGACAATGGCGAGATCGACCTCGACGCGGCGGAGTGCATGGCCAACGAAAGCCACGCCTTGCTCGCATTCGCGCACGTCTCGAACGTGCTCGGGTCGGTGCTAGATGCGAAGCGAGCCGCAGATGTCGCGCACAAGATCGGGGCGAAGCTGTTGCTCGACGGCTGCCAGGCGGCACCGCGCCTGACGGTCGACGTCGCCGAAATCGACTGCGACTTTTACGCTTACTCCGGCCACAAGCTCTACGGCCCGACGGGGATCGGCGTGCTGTGGGGCAAGGCTGACCTCCTCGCCCAGATGCCGCCCTACCAGGGCGGCGGAGCGATGATCGACCGCGTGACATTCGAGCGCACGACCTATCTGGATCCGCCGGCGCGGTTCGAGGCGGGAACGCCGCACATCGTCGGCGCGATCGGTCTCCACGCCGCGATCGAATGGACCACGGAAATCGGGCTCGACCGGCTCGAGGCGCACGAATCCGCGCTCGCCCGGCAGTGCCGGGACGCGCTTCGCGAAGTCGAGGGCATCCACCTGTTCGGGCCGGAGGACAGCGCGGGGATCGTCAGCTTCGCGATGGAAGGCGTTCATCCGCACGACATCGGCACGATTCTCGACGACGAAGGCGTTGCGATCCGCGCCGGCCACCATTGCGCCCAGCCGCTGATGGACCATTTAGGCGTTCCGGCGACGGCGCGGGCGAGCTTTGCGGCGCATAACGACCCAAGCGATATCGACGCGCTGTTGCGCGGTCTCCACAAGGTGAAACGGATCTTCGGATGA
- a CDS encoding SUF system Fe-S cluster assembly regulator yields the protein MRLTHLADYAVVMMTAAARRGVGARLSATELAEETGVPLPTAQKLMQQLSRHGLLTGQRGAGGGYALAKPVMEISLADIVEAVEGPIAMTMCSEGRNDCALDAHCRIKPHMGIVGDAVRGALGAVSLESLAR from the coding sequence ATGCGACTCACCCACCTTGCCGACTATGCGGTCGTGATGATGACCGCGGCTGCACGACGCGGCGTCGGTGCGCGCCTCAGCGCGACGGAGCTCGCCGAGGAGACTGGCGTGCCGCTGCCGACCGCGCAGAAGCTGATGCAGCAATTGTCGCGCCACGGCCTGCTGACCGGACAGCGCGGCGCCGGCGGCGGCTATGCGCTCGCCAAGCCCGTGATGGAGATCAGCTTGGCCGACATCGTCGAAGCCGTCGAAGGACCGATTGCGATGACCATGTGCAGTGAAGGCCGGAATGATTGCGCGCTGGACGCCCATTGCCGGATCAAGCCGCACATGGGCATCGTCGGCGACGCGGTTCGCGGCGCGCTTGGCGCGGTCAGCCTGGAAAGCCTTGCGCGATGA
- the sufB gene encoding Fe-S cluster assembly protein SufB yields MNEQVTNREAREAIAKDYEYGFVSEVEQEFAPKGLDESTVRYISAKKSEPEWMLDWRLKAYRAWLEMEEVEWAKLIIPPIDYQDAYYYAEPKQKPTLKSLDELDPEIRRTYEKLGIPIEEQKVLAGVEGARKVAVDAVFDSVSVATTFREELSRAGVIFLSISEAVREHPELVRKYLGSVVPQRDNYFACLNSAVFSDGTFVYVPEGVRCPMELSTYFRINAQNTGQFERTLIVADKGSYVSYLEGCTAPMRDENQLHAAVVEIFAHEDAEVKYSTVQNWYPGDAEGRGGIFNFVTKRALCSGDRSKVSWTQVETGSAITWKYPSCILKGADSVGEFYSVALTNNRQQADTGTKMVHIGPRSRSTIVSKGISAGRSDNTYRGLVKVLPNAEGVRNFTQCDSLLLGSECGAHTVPYIEVKNPTATIEHEATTSKISEDQLFYAMQRGLDAESAVALIVNGFAREVLKQLPMEFAVEAQKLLGISLEGSVG; encoded by the coding sequence ATGAACGAGCAGGTCACCAACCGCGAAGCGCGGGAAGCGATCGCCAAGGACTACGAATATGGTTTCGTGTCCGAGGTCGAGCAGGAGTTCGCGCCCAAGGGGCTGGACGAAAGCACCGTCCGCTACATCTCCGCCAAGAAGAGCGAGCCGGAATGGATGCTCGATTGGCGGCTCAAGGCCTATCGCGCGTGGCTGGAGATGGAGGAGGTCGAATGGGCCAAACTGATCATCCCGCCGATCGATTACCAGGACGCATATTATTACGCGGAGCCGAAACAGAAGCCGACTCTGAAGAGCCTTGACGAGCTCGATCCCGAAATCCGCCGGACTTACGAGAAGCTCGGCATTCCAATCGAGGAGCAGAAGGTCCTCGCCGGAGTCGAAGGCGCGCGGAAAGTGGCGGTCGACGCGGTCTTCGACAGCGTCTCCGTCGCCACGACCTTCCGCGAAGAATTGTCCAGGGCCGGAGTCATCTTCCTCAGCATCAGCGAGGCGGTCCGCGAGCATCCCGAACTGGTCAGGAAGTATCTCGGCAGTGTGGTGCCGCAGCGCGACAATTACTTCGCCTGCTTGAACAGCGCGGTCTTTTCCGACGGCACCTTCGTCTATGTCCCGGAGGGCGTGCGCTGCCCGATGGAGCTAAGCACCTATTTCCGTATCAATGCCCAGAACACCGGCCAGTTCGAGCGAACCCTGATCGTCGCCGACAAGGGCAGTTACGTCTCCTACCTCGAAGGCTGCACCGCACCGATGCGCGACGAGAACCAGCTTCACGCGGCGGTCGTCGAGATCTTCGCGCACGAGGACGCCGAGGTGAAATACTCGACCGTCCAGAACTGGTATCCAGGCGACGCGGAAGGAAGAGGCGGAATCTTCAACTTCGTCACCAAGCGCGCATTGTGCAGCGGCGACCGAAGCAAGGTTTCGTGGACGCAGGTCGAGACCGGAAGCGCGATCACCTGGAAATATCCGAGCTGCATTCTGAAGGGCGCGGACAGCGTCGGCGAATTCTATTCGGTCGCGCTGACCAACAATCGTCAGCAGGCCGACACCGGCACAAAGATGGTGCACATTGGCCCGCGTTCGCGATCGACGATCGTGTCGAAAGGCATTTCGGCGGGGCGCAGTGACAACACCTACCGCGGCCTGGTCAAAGTGCTTCCGAATGCGGAAGGCGTGCGCAACTTCACGCAGTGCGATTCATTGCTTCTTGGCAGCGAGTGCGGCGCGCACACCGTGCCATATATCGAGGTCAAGAACCCGACCGCGACGATCGAGCACGAAGCGACAACCAGCAAGATTAGCGAAGACCAGTTGTTCTACGCGATGCAGCGCGGGCTCGACGCGGAAAGCGCCGTCGCGCTGATCGTCAACGGCTTCGCCCGCGAAGTGCTGAAGCAGCTGCCGATGGAGTTCGCGGTCGAAGCGCAGAAGCTGCTTGGGATCAGCCTGGAAGGAAGTGTTGGTTAA
- a CDS encoding pyrimidine 5'-nucleotidase: MRDGFRHIDEWIFDLDNTLYPASARLFDLIDERMSAYVGRLLSCDPMEARRIQKQYFRDHGTTLAGLMKHHDVDPHDFLDDVHDVPLERIGRDERLAEALAKLPGRKFVFTNGNESYASRVLKAIGIDDHFHGLIDIHACSYLPKPDAHGYRLLIDRFAINPARAVLIEDMAKNLKPAKALGMTTVWLDNGSDHGDHNADHDAIDHVIDDLADWLHFILEEHVS, translated from the coding sequence ATGCGTGACGGCTTCCGCCATATCGACGAGTGGATCTTCGACCTCGACAATACGCTTTATCCGGCATCAGCGCGACTGTTCGACCTGATCGACGAGCGGATGAGCGCTTATGTCGGGCGGCTTCTGAGCTGCGACCCGATGGAAGCCCGGCGGATCCAGAAGCAATATTTCCGAGATCACGGAACGACGCTGGCCGGCCTGATGAAGCATCACGACGTCGACCCGCATGACTTTCTCGACGACGTCCACGATGTCCCTCTTGAGCGCATCGGCCGGGATGAACGGCTTGCGGAAGCGCTGGCGAAGCTCCCAGGACGCAAGTTCGTCTTCACCAACGGCAACGAATCCTATGCCAGCCGGGTGCTAAAGGCGATCGGGATCGACGACCACTTCCACGGGCTCATCGACATCCACGCCTGCTCGTACCTGCCCAAGCCGGACGCCCACGGTTATCGCCTGCTGATCGACCGCTTCGCGATCAATCCCGCGCGAGCGGTGCTGATCGAGGACATGGCCAAGAACCTGAAACCCGCAAAGGCGCTGGGAATGACGACCGTCTGGCTCGACAACGGGTCCGATCACGGCGATCACAACGCTGATCACGACGCCATCGACCATGTCATCGACGACCTTGCCGACTGGCTTCACTTCATCCTCGAGGAACATGTTTCATGA
- a CDS encoding DMT family transporter, translated as MAPRDYSARPAFKRVAAPPVSPVARRPAPAMGLVEWGILALLALVWGSAFLFIKVAVTSFAPLTYVWLRLLIAAAALSAFMRLAGHRLALSVTVWAAIGLLALLNNVVPFMLFGWSQQHIASGLAAILQATTPIFGVIFAHLATVDEKLTKARLVGVVVGFTGVATMIGPQLLNDGGDHLMAQLACLFASMLYALAGIFARRFKAMGVNPTQLATAQFITGAVMLAPVALLFGQNIADLPTSFAAWGAVVALGIVCSAFAYVLFFELVARAGATNSLLVTLLVPPVALIVGSLVLGERFGAAQIGGLALIALGLVVIDGRLVSPWARRLRPAAS; from the coding sequence ATGGCCCCGCGTGATTATTCCGCCCGCCCCGCGTTCAAGCGGGTTGCCGCGCCGCCCGTGTCACCCGTGGCGCGCAGGCCTGCGCCGGCAATGGGCCTCGTCGAATGGGGCATCCTGGCTCTGCTGGCACTGGTGTGGGGATCGGCCTTCCTGTTCATCAAGGTGGCCGTTACGAGCTTCGCGCCCCTGACCTACGTCTGGCTTCGGCTGCTGATCGCGGCGGCGGCGCTGTCGGCCTTCATGCGGCTGGCCGGTCACCGGCTGGCTTTGTCAGTAACGGTCTGGGCGGCAATCGGGCTGCTCGCACTGCTCAACAATGTCGTGCCGTTCATGCTGTTCGGCTGGTCACAGCAGCATATTGCCAGCGGGTTGGCCGCAATTCTGCAGGCCACCACGCCGATCTTTGGCGTGATCTTCGCCCACCTCGCCACCGTCGATGAAAAACTCACGAAGGCCCGGCTTGTGGGAGTCGTCGTCGGATTTACCGGGGTCGCGACGATGATCGGGCCGCAGCTGCTGAACGACGGCGGCGACCATTTGATGGCGCAGCTCGCTTGCCTGTTCGCCTCTATGCTTTACGCGCTCGCCGGAATCTTCGCCCGTCGATTCAAGGCAATGGGTGTCAACCCGACGCAGCTCGCGACCGCGCAGTTCATCACCGGGGCGGTCATGCTGGCGCCGGTGGCCCTGCTGTTTGGCCAGAACATTGCCGATCTGCCGACCTCCTTTGCAGCGTGGGGTGCAGTCGTGGCGCTTGGCATCGTCTGCTCGGCCTTCGCCTACGTCCTGTTCTTCGAACTGGTTGCGCGCGCCGGGGCAACCAACAGCCTGCTGGTCACCTTGCTGGTGCCCCCTGTCGCGCTGATCGTTGGTTCGCTTGTGCTGGGCGAACGCTTCGGCGCGGCCCAGATCGGCGGGCTCGCGCTGATCGCGCTCGGTCTCGTCGTTATCGACGGGCGGCTGGTCAGCCCTTGGGCGCGGCGGCTTCGGCCAGCAGCTTCCTAG
- the dapD gene encoding 2,3,4,5-tetrahydropyridine-2,6-dicarboxylate N-succinyltransferase, producing MTDALQSIVDKAWDDRETLDPDNGAVREAVEAAILKLDSGELRVAEKGAEGWTVNQWLKKAVLLSFRLNPMTAIPGGPGGATWWDKVDSKFLGWGETAFKAAGFRAVPGAIVRRGAYVAPGAVLMPSFVNIGAYVGEGTMVDTWATVGSCAQIGRNVHISGGAGIGGVLEPLQAGPVIIEDDCFVGARSEVAEGVVVEQGAVLSMGVFLGASTKIVDRATGEVHYGRVPAYSVVVPGSLPGKDGGPSLACAVIVKRVDERTRSKTSINELLRD from the coding sequence ATGACCGACGCCCTTCAATCCATTGTCGACAAGGCCTGGGACGATCGGGAAACGCTCGATCCGGACAATGGCGCTGTCCGCGAGGCGGTCGAGGCGGCCATCCTCAAGCTCGACTCGGGCGAGCTTCGCGTTGCCGAAAAGGGCGCCGAGGGCTGGACGGTCAACCAGTGGCTGAAGAAAGCCGTGCTGCTGAGCTTCCGCCTCAATCCAATGACCGCCATCCCGGGCGGGCCGGGCGGCGCGACCTGGTGGGACAAGGTCGATTCGAAGTTCCTCGGCTGGGGCGAGACGGCGTTCAAGGCCGCGGGGTTCCGTGCCGTGCCGGGCGCGATCGTCCGCCGAGGCGCCTATGTCGCGCCAGGCGCGGTACTGATGCCGAGCTTCGTCAACATCGGCGCTTATGTCGGCGAGGGAACGATGGTCGATACCTGGGCGACGGTTGGAAGCTGTGCGCAGATCGGCCGCAACGTCCATATCTCCGGCGGCGCGGGAATCGGCGGCGTTCTCGAGCCGCTTCAGGCGGGACCCGTCATCATCGAGGACGATTGCTTTGTCGGCGCTCGAAGCGAGGTCGCGGAGGGCGTCGTGGTCGAGCAGGGCGCGGTGCTGAGCATGGGCGTGTTCCTGGGCGCATCGACCAAGATCGTCGATCGAGCGACCGGCGAAGTGCATTACGGCCGCGTGCCGGCCTATTCGGTGGTCGTGCCCGGTAGCCTGCCGGGTAAGGACGGCGGGCCAAGCCTCGCCTGCGCAGTGATCGTAAAGCGCGTCGACGAGCGGACGCGATCGAAGACGAGCATCAACGAGCTGCTGCGAGACTGA
- a CDS encoding SufD family Fe-S cluster assembly protein, with protein MTALPTRKLEAFRYADTEALAEVWTSLGTPERVEIAAQQKLQQIWLPSGQMIDIRRVEMTVGAGGSVQVFALNTAARYGRIELDVTLHDGADFSFDAAMIGGGQSTLEIVTTVRHSEPNATSRQTVRSVLGGKAMGSYLGKVAVARDAQRTDSEQSVKAMLLDRGATANAKPELEIYADDVKCAHGATVGELDANQLFYAAARGLPPATAKALLLEGFIGGLWDALGEDSEISVRAREALREVAR; from the coding sequence ATGACCGCGCTTCCGACACGCAAGCTGGAGGCATTTCGCTACGCCGATACCGAGGCCCTGGCCGAAGTGTGGACGTCGCTTGGCACCCCGGAGCGAGTCGAAATTGCTGCGCAGCAAAAGCTGCAGCAAATCTGGCTTCCGAGCGGCCAGATGATCGACATCAGGCGCGTCGAAATGACCGTCGGCGCGGGCGGCTCGGTGCAGGTTTTCGCGCTAAATACTGCCGCGCGATACGGACGCATCGAACTTGACGTGACGCTGCATGACGGCGCTGACTTTTCGTTCGACGCGGCGATGATTGGCGGCGGCCAATCGACGCTGGAGATTGTCACCACCGTTCGCCATTCCGAACCCAATGCGACCAGCCGCCAGACGGTGCGGAGCGTGCTCGGCGGCAAGGCAATGGGCAGCTATCTCGGCAAGGTGGCGGTGGCGCGCGACGCTCAGCGCACCGACAGCGAGCAGTCGGTCAAGGCGATGCTGTTGGATCGCGGCGCGACGGCCAATGCCAAGCCGGAGCTGGAGATTTACGCCGACGACGTGAAATGCGCGCATGGCGCGACCGTTGGGGAACTGGACGCCAACCAATTGTTCTATGCCGCAGCGCGCGGACTTCCGCCGGCGACTGCCAAGGCGCTGCTGCTTGAGGGATTTATTGGCGGGCTTTGGGACGCGCTTGGCGAGGACAGTGAGATATCAGTCCGCGCGCGCGAAGCGCTTCGCGAGGTAGCGCGATGA
- a CDS encoding S8 family peptidase, with product MGRLLGGASALTIILTLSACGGGGGGGGGGGAPINSTPTPTPTPTPTPTPTPTPTPTPTPTPTPIDYLTAEYYRSNAVTSSNALGAYNAGATGAGIKVGVVDSGINPSLAEFAGRIDPASGDVAGDRGLGDVDGHGTAVSAVIAAARNDSGIHGVAFNSTIVMARADDPGSCGSADDCAFYESDIAQGIDLARLAGAKVINLSLGGSAPSQGLLAAMQRAVAAGIVLVIAAGNEGDTPEGVNPDPFALVPAQQFPGQVIIAGSVGTLTDPNAISDFSNRAGTGASYYLTALGYRVHTIDHTGTEYLYSGTSFSAPVISGAVALMAQAFPNLTGQQIISILFQTADDLGAAGIDNIYGNGRLNITRAFQPVGTTSLAGTAIAVGAETGGDLPPAAGDGGDPVNGKLGAIILDGYSRAFSINLAAGLRKAEINKPLHRSLSANVQSSEVSAGPLTVAMSVSERPRNRTGVFDVAVLGIGPEDAARAKLVAASAIARLDRKTAVAFGFAEGAKAIERRLSGAEAGAFLIARDIAGEPGFAAKRGSSMAVRRSLGPVSLTVSSEEGEVWQETPTRATGSPYRWTSASIDRDFGRSTWASLSLSRLDEKNTLLGGRVGEAFGGASGSTSTFLDLELRRQFGSGFSATASARRGWTSFGGGSFQSAAYAVDFAKEGLFDLTDRIALRVSQPLRIEKGGFALLLPTGYDYATESATTTMSRFSLSPSGREVDGELSYSTNVGSGWLSGNLFYRYQPDHRAYADADVGAALRYSLRF from the coding sequence ATGGGTCGGTTGCTTGGCGGCGCAAGTGCGCTGACGATCATTTTGACGCTGTCCGCCTGCGGTGGCGGTGGCGGGGGTGGCGGGGGCGGAGGTGCGCCGATTAACTCGACCCCGACTCCTACGCCAACTCCGACACCCACGCCCACTCCAACACCGACACCGACACCGACACCGACGCCCACCCCGACGCCCATCGATTATCTCACGGCGGAATATTATCGGTCGAACGCGGTAACCTCTTCGAACGCCCTCGGCGCATATAATGCGGGCGCGACGGGTGCTGGCATTAAAGTCGGGGTCGTCGATTCCGGCATCAATCCCAGTCTCGCGGAATTCGCCGGGCGAATCGATCCGGCTTCAGGAGACGTCGCCGGCGATCGCGGACTGGGCGATGTCGACGGACACGGCACCGCCGTGTCGGCGGTGATTGCGGCGGCTAGAAATGACAGCGGCATTCACGGCGTTGCCTTCAACTCGACCATCGTCATGGCACGCGCCGACGATCCGGGATCGTGCGGCAGCGCCGACGATTGCGCCTTCTATGAAAGCGACATTGCTCAGGGCATCGATCTTGCGCGGCTTGCCGGTGCCAAGGTCATAAATCTCTCGCTCGGGGGATCGGCGCCGAGCCAGGGCCTGCTCGCTGCGATGCAACGGGCGGTCGCAGCAGGTATCGTGCTGGTCATTGCGGCAGGAAACGAGGGCGATACGCCGGAAGGCGTCAACCCGGATCCGTTCGCTTTGGTCCCTGCGCAGCAATTCCCGGGCCAAGTCATCATCGCGGGCTCTGTTGGCACCCTTACCGACCCAAATGCGATTTCGGACTTCTCCAACCGCGCCGGGACCGGAGCGAGCTATTACCTCACCGCCCTCGGCTACCGGGTCCACACGATCGATCATACCGGGACGGAATATCTCTACAGCGGCACCAGCTTCTCAGCGCCGGTCATTTCCGGCGCGGTGGCGCTTATGGCGCAGGCGTTTCCGAACCTCACCGGGCAGCAGATCATCTCGATCCTGTTCCAGACCGCGGACGATCTCGGCGCGGCGGGAATCGACAACATCTACGGGAACGGGCGCCTCAATATCACGCGCGCTTTCCAGCCGGTCGGCACGACCTCGCTGGCCGGAACGGCAATCGCGGTGGGTGCCGAAACCGGCGGCGACTTGCCGCCCGCAGCCGGCGATGGCGGCGACCCCGTCAATGGCAAGCTCGGTGCGATCATTCTCGACGGCTATTCGCGGGCCTTTTCGATCAACCTGGCCGCCGGCCTTCGCAAAGCGGAAATCAACAAGCCGCTTCACCGCTCGCTATCCGCGAATGTCCAGAGCAGCGAAGTCAGCGCCGGTCCGCTTACCGTAGCGATGAGCGTCTCGGAGCGGCCCCGCAACCGGACTGGCGTGTTCGATGTCGCCGTGCTCGGGATTGGCCCTGAAGATGCGGCCAGGGCCAAGCTCGTCGCGGCCTCGGCAATCGCCCGGCTCGACCGGAAGACCGCCGTCGCCTTCGGCTTCGCCGAGGGCGCCAAGGCGATCGAGCGTCGCTTGTCGGGCGCCGAAGCGGGTGCCTTCCTGATCGCCAGGGACATCGCCGGAGAACCCGGCTTTGCCGCCAAGCGCGGATCGAGCATGGCGGTTCGCCGCAGCCTCGGCCCCGTCTCGCTCACCGTATCGAGCGAGGAAGGCGAAGTCTGGCAGGAGACTCCGACGCGCGCGACGGGTTCGCCCTATCGCTGGACGAGCGCTTCGATCGATCGCGATTTCGGCAGGAGCACCTGGGCGTCACTCAGCCTGTCTCGCCTCGACGAAAAGAATACATTGCTTGGCGGCCGCGTCGGCGAAGCCTTCGGCGGCGCTTCCGGCTCCACCTCGACATTCCTCGATCTCGAATTGCGTCGCCAGTTCGGATCCGGCTTCTCGGCGACGGCCAGCGCCCGGCGGGGCTGGACCAGCTTTGGCGGCGGCAGTTTTCAGAGCGCGGCCTATGCGGTCGACTTCGCCAAAGAGGGCCTTTTCGACCTCACCGACAGGATCGCGCTGCGCGTGTCCCAGCCGCTGCGAATCGAAAAGGGCGGCTTCGCGCTGCTGCTTCCGACCGGCTACGACTATGCGACCGAGTCCGCGACGACGACGATGAGCCGCTTTTCGCTAAGCCCGAGCGGCCGCGAGGTTGATGGCGAACTGTCTTATTCGACCAATGTCGGGTCGGGATGGCTGAGCGGTAACCTGTTCTATCGCTACCAGCCGGATCACCGCGCTTATGCCGACGCCGATGTCGGTGCGGCCCTGCGCTACTCGCTGCGTTTCTAG